A window from Phalacrocorax aristotelis chromosome 5, bGulAri2.1, whole genome shotgun sequence encodes these proteins:
- the YBEY gene encoding endoribonuclease YbeY, giving the protein MSLVVRNAQRAVPVRRVPLRRAVCVLRAALGVSRFDVGIVCAGNGLMRCLNGEYRQRPEPTDVLSFPFHRVVAGELPRPRCREEYNLGDIFLGVEYIHQQCCATGEDFDSVLTVTAAHGLCHLLGYQHNTKSEWQQMYQKEVEILEELNRLTGTSLRPLTAGLF; this is encoded by the exons ATGAGCCTGGTGGTACGGAACGCCCAGCGCGCCGTCCCAGTGCGCCGCgtcccgctccgccgcgccgtGTGCGTCCTGCGGGCGGCCCTGGGCGTCTCCCGCTTCGACGTGGGGATAGTCTGCGCTGGCAACGGGCTGATGCGGTGTCTCAACGGCGAGTACCGGCAGCGCCCAGAGCCCACCGACGTGCTGTCCTTCCCTTTCCACCGGGTGGTCGCTGGGGAGCTACCGCGGCCGCGCTGCCGCGAGGAATACAACTTGGGAGACATCTTCCTTGGGGTGGAGTACATCcaccagcagtgctgtgctACCGGGGAGGACTTCGACAGCGTGCTGACG GTGACAGCAGCCCACGGACTGTGCCATTTGCTTGGCTATCAGCACAACACGAAATCTGAGTGGCAACAG ATGTACCAGAAGGAGGTGGAGATCCTGGAGGAGCTGAACCGGCTCACAGGCACCAGCCTCCGGCCCCTGACTGCAGGCCTCTTCTGA